cgacgacgtgcTGTGGCGGACCCTGGACACCATCGGCGACGTCGTTGTGCTCCTCAACTCCTCCAACCTCGTCCTCCGGCGGTACTCGAAGCCCGTGCCGGCGTGGCAGAGCTTCCACAACCCGTCCGACACGCTGGTCCTCGACCAGAACTtcaccgcctcgtcgccgccgctcatcTCCAGCAACCGCCGGTTCGCGTTCCGGCTCGGCAAGACGTACATGGCGCTGCACATGGAGTTCAACGGCGGCCGGACGACGCCCATCTACTGGCAGCACACGGCGCTCGAGGCGCAGCCGCAGAACGCGACGGAGCCGCCGGTGTACGGCCGCCTCGACGGCCGCGGGTTCTTCGGGCTGTACCTCGAGGGCGGCGGCCAGAAGGTCGACGTGCTCTCGTTCGACACGTTCGTGCAGAACCTCACCGGCGTGTTCCGGCGCATGACGCTCGATGACGACGGCAACCTCCGCGCGTACTACTGGACCGACGGCGCCAAGGGCTGGATCTCCGACTACAGAGCCATCGCCGAGCGGTGCGAGCTGCCTGCGTCGTGCGGCGCGTACGGCCTGTGCGTCCCCGGCACGGCCCAGTGCCAGTGCCTCGACAACACCACGACAAGCACCTCCCCGCAGTGCCACGCCGGGGAAACCGCCGACCTCTGCGCTACCGACGGCCGACAGCAGCTGGACTTCGACGTGGTGCGGCGGAAGCAGGTGTCGGTGGCGTACAAGGAGGAGCTACCGCCGGAGACGAACAGGACGGCGGAGGAGTGCGAGGCGGCGTGCGCGGGCAACTGCAGCTGCTGGGGCGCGGTGTACAACGGCGCGAGCGGGTACTGCTACCTCATGGACTTCCCCGTGGAGACGCTGGTGTACGAGGCCGACGACCGGAAGGTGGGCTACTTCAAGGTCAGGAAGGTGCCGAGCCCGAAGCGGGCGCGCATGTCgccgggcgtcgccgccgcgacggcggtgCTGTCGCTAATCCTGGCAGGCCTGGCCGCGGCTGGAGCGTACTCCGGGTACCGGCTgtgggagaggaggcggcggaaaCGAGCGGGGATGGAGCAGGAGCTGGTGCCGGGGCCGTACAAGGACCTCAAGACCATGGGAAGCTCTAACAGTTCGTTCAAGTAAGGCTTGAATCAACGAGACGGTTGGTGCGACGGAGTGGAGTGGATTGCTCGTCCTCAGGTTGGATGAATCGCACAACGTGAGGTTGATCAGAATTCAGAGCTCTGCTCCTTGCTGAATTGCAGAGTTTGGATTAAGAGACTGAATTCAGAATTTTAGCTCAGCCCCTCCTAGCATTCCACGCTAACGCTTGGAGTAGAGAATGGCTGCAGAAAGTGCAGATACAGCATACAGCCACGGTCAGGGTTGCTTCACGCCTGCATTGATCTGGTCCTAATTTATTGGCGGCAAATTGTTTGCGGAGGCTTTGTAGTTGTGTATAGAATTTTCTTCCCCGCCTATCACCTTTTATGTTTGTACGTGTGTATGTATATCGGACTGCAAAGTCTTAATTGTTGATTTAATGAGCTTGCAAAACTAGAAACTCATGTTTCTAGAAACTCATGTTTTAATGAGCTTGCAAGAAGCTCCCCCCATCctcctaaaaaaaattgttgatttTGATGATGCGATAGGTAATTGGTAATGTTAGGGTACATGATTTTTTATGCTGTGTGAAGTGATTTTTGAGATGTTCCATTGCCGGTTGATCACATAATATTGCGGTGTcacagtatttttctcttttttttaatcaagATCTATCAGTAGATGTTTGCATGAAACATAATACAATACCACGAAGGAAATTTTCTATCCTCAGATTCTAGTGTTGTTAAAGTGAAGTTAAAATCCTGTGGAAAATGAATATGAAGTCATCGGACCCTGGCCCAATGCCAGCCACGGATGCCCATCGTTTTTGACAGCATGGACGCGAACCACACATCCCAGCTTCAGATTTCAGAACACGACCGTCAGGAACAAAAATCCCACCATGCTCTTCCTCACGCCAGcgcagccgccgtcgccggcggccgctggCCGGCGTACCCTCCGGTGCTGTATCCGCTGCTCGAGCGTGCACGAGCTGGAGAGGTCCCCTGCCCCTCGCCCAGGCTCGTCGCTCCCGCCGCTGCGAGCGGCGAAGCGGGTGGTGCTGGTGCGGCACGGGCAGAGCACGTGGAACGCGGAGGGCCGCATCCAGGGGAGCTCCGACATATCCGTGCTCACGCCCAAGGGCGAGTACCAGGCCGAGACCTCCCGCCAGATGCTCCTCTCCGACTCCTTCGACGCCTGCTTCACCAGCCCGCTCGCGCGCTCCCGCCGCACCGCCGAGATCATCTGGGAAGGGCGTGACGACGACCTCATCCCGGACTCCGACCTCCGCGAGATCGATCTCTACTCTTTCCAGGTCGGGATCTGGTTTTCGTACTTTGTAGTCTCTGCAGTGCTGCCATTGCGTTTGTGGGAATGCTTGCCCCAATTCAATTCTGTTAGCTTGCTGATTCCTCCATAAATGCTTATCAGGTGCTTGTGGAAATGCCTGTGTGTGACGAGCTGGTGATTCTGATTTCCAGGGACTCCTGAAGAATGAAGGGAAGGAGAGGTACGGTGTTTTGTACAAGCAGTGGCAGAAGAATGCTGCCAATTTCAGCATTGACGGGCACTACCCAGTGCGGGAGCTATGGGACCGTGCACGGAGCTGCTGGGAGAGGATTCTAGCACACGAGGGCAAGTCGGTACTTGTGGTTGCACACAATGCCGTGAACCAGGCGCTTGTCGCCACTTCTTTGGGTGGGTGCTGCTACATTTTGGTGTGGAGTAGCTCGTGATGCCAATGTTGATTGAAATTGATGTTTGGTTCCTCATGTTTATGTTTAGGACTTGGTGCGGAGTACTTCCGGATTCTACTCCAGAGCAATTGTGGTGCTAGTGTGCTGGATTTTACCCCACAGACTGGTGGAGGTCCTCCAAATGTCTGTCTTAACCGTTTAAATCAGGTGAGGATTCTGGACTTCTGGTCACTGACTTGTACCTTGTATATGTGGGATATTCTTATCAATGCTAACAGAACATGGAAGAAAAATAATAGTAGTAGTACAGGTTCCTCCATACAAGATTATTCTGTTCTGGGAACATTTTGTTCAAAAGATAATATTATTGTAAGGTGCAATTGTACTACACCCACTGTTTCAGTTAGCATTGCCAATTTATATAAACTTACTTAGAGATCAAAGAATTATTAAAACATGGATTTGATCTTGTCCCCAATTGTATTTTGTACAGACCCCAAATTCTCCTGTTGCTACTGGTAGTTCTGGCGGAAGAAAGACAAGCAAGAGGATCATTCTGGCCTGTCAAGGAACTACACAGAGCAGTTCTGAGGTATGGCCTTTTTACTTGTACGCACGTGTTCTATCATGAGATACTTGTTTGGGATACCATTTTGTTCTTCCTGAAATTACCCTCAGAAAATTGCGTGCACCAATTCAACTTGGTCTTATTGTGACATTTggcatgaaaaaaaagaagagaaaaacatTACAACCGTGACCTAAACAATTTgaaattttgtttttgttaaAGACGTGGGACTTGTATTCCAATGCACAAGCAATAGATAGTGGGTGAATGTGCACAAGGGGCGCATCCATTTCTAAAACCATGGAAACTATGTAACTTGGTTATAGTGAACCATGCACTAAACTATTCGTAATTTAAGGTTTCAGTTATGTAACTAATTTTCATTGCTTTGAGTTTCAGATTAGTTTAGGTGGAACGGGATACGCGCCACTGAACATGCTCGGGACTATACAGGTACTTCATTTTGtttcttgtgtgttgtgtcatCAATTTGTTTCCAACACAAAAGCTGAGGTCATTTCTGGACAATACTTTCAGTCTCAGAAGACTGCAGAACTACTTCTGGATCTGAGGGTGAACAGTATTCTCTGTAGCCCGCAAGTTGCAGCTGTTGATACTGCAACTGTTATATGTGAGGTGACTATTATTTGAACTAACCATGAAGTTCAGTAAATTGTGTTCCgttttacttcttttttttttggcctgcTATCTAATCCTGTGGAGTCAATTGCAGGTCCAAGAGGCTGCAGATTGCTTAGGTGCTGACTGTGTGCCTCGTTATGTGGAAATGAAGAACTTGTTAGAACTCGAAATTGATGATGCCTTTCAAGCAAAGCAAAAGGTTGACCATCTTTAATTTCTGCGGTTTGAGTTCTACTAGTCCATAGATTACTGAATCTCTTTTATGTCTCTAAGATTGAATTTACCTTTTCGACGAACCATGCTATGGACATAATAAGTAATCAACATGCTTTGCTTTCTTTCTGCAGAGCTTTGGGGAAATAATTCAATCTGGCTGGATGGGCAGCATGGAATATAAAACACTAGAGCGATTATGGGCTCAGTCCAAGGATTCTTGGCAAGCCTTGCTAAATGAATTGCCGGACGATAGTGAGTCGGATCGAGTTATTGTGGCCGTAGGCCATCCAGCCATTCACCTTGCTCTAATATGTCGGTGCCTTGATTTGCCAATGGAGTACATGCCATCTTTCCATCTAGACGATGGCAGCATTAGTGTGATCGATTTCCCTGATGGACCCAAAGGAAGAGGCATTGTCAGATGCACAAATTACACAGCCCATCTAGGAAGATGGTCAATACCCATTACGCGACCAACTGCAAATGATGAAGAGTTCTAACATTCTTGAAGGTAACCTATTCCATGTTGATGTATAGGATCCTTGAGAAATACAAATAGCTGTGTAAATATCTTACAATGATGTGCCTATAATCTTGATCTCAATATGACAATATCTATGTACATAAAAAAGTGTATTATCAATCAGTTGAAAAAAGATCTCCATATGCTGCTGCGCTCTTGTGTGAGGTGTGAACATTTCCGAGACTCTGGTGAGGAGAACCCTGCGCTCTGATTCAGCTACGATCTGAACACTGAAGCTTGTAGTTCTCGAAAAACACTGAAGCTTGCACTCCGTTGTGTCCCCGAACAAGCGAATATATCTATTCGTATGATGTCAAGTGGTTATCAGGTGCAGAGTGAGATGGATCCATGAACAAGAGGAGATAATGACAAAGTTCGTTGCCACCAGGCATAAGCcatctgcaattctgcatgCCCGAGGTTCACAGCTTGAGCGTGAGCATGACACGTGTCCTTCTTCATACCGCGTGTCACTCTTCATTCTCCAGCAACGCTGCCCTCTACAGGCTAGAGGCTACTGCAGCATCTCGAGCTTTCCCTGAGTATGCTCCATTCCATATGTTCCTACAGCTGTAAGCTTCTAATGGATTCAGCACCACACCACGTGTCCAGTTACCAGCAGGATTA
This portion of the Setaria viridis chromosome 7, Setaria_viridis_v4.0, whole genome shotgun sequence genome encodes:
- the LOC117862392 gene encoding PAN domain-containing protein At5g03700 is translated as MRRGKGDPAIAAVMGVLCVASAVLVVAGAKGGELTTQLLNGFTATHAAGAAAAFEPLLYATNGVFAFGFLRVGTASLDLAVVHLPSSFPLWRATPARLGDWSRPATLTFDSSLVLTDEDDDVLWRTLDTIGDVVVLLNSSNLVLRRYSKPVPAWQSFHNPSDTLVLDQNFTASSPPLISSNRRFAFRLGKTYMALHMEFNGGRTTPIYWQHTALEAQPQNATEPPVYGRLDGRGFFGLYLEGGGQKVDVLSFDTFVQNLTGVFRRMTLDDDGNLRAYYWTDGAKGWISDYRAIAERCELPASCGAYGLCVPGTAQCQCLDNTTTSTSPQCHAGETADLCATDGRQQLDFDVVRRKQVSVAYKEELPPETNRTAEECEAACAGNCSCWGAVYNGASGYCYLMDFPVETLVYEADDRKVGYFKVRKVPSPKRARMSPGVAAATAVLSLILAGLAAAGAYSGYRLWERRRRKRAGMEQELVPGPYKDLKTMGSSNSSFK
- the LOC117862399 gene encoding 2-carboxy-D-arabinitol-1-phosphatase, coding for MLFLTPAQPPSPAAAGRRTLRCCIRCSSVHELERSPAPRPGSSLPPLRAAKRVVLVRHGQSTWNAEGRIQGSSDISVLTPKGEYQAETSRQMLLSDSFDACFTSPLARSRRTAEIIWEGRDDDLIPDSDLREIDLYSFQGLLKNEGKERYGVLYKQWQKNAANFSIDGHYPVRELWDRARSCWERILAHEGKSVLVVAHNAVNQALVATSLGLGAEYFRILLQSNCGASVLDFTPQTGGGPPNVCLNRLNQTPNSPVATGSSGGRKTSKRIILACQGTTQSSSEISLGGTGYAPLNMLGTIQSQKTAELLLDLRVNSILCSPQVAAVDTATVICEVQEAADCLGADCVPRYVEMKNLLELEIDDAFQAKQKSFGEIIQSGWMGSMEYKTLERLWAQSKDSWQALLNELPDDSESDRVIVAVGHPAIHLALICRCLDLPMEYMPSFHLDDGSISVIDFPDGPKGRGIVRCTNYTAHLGRWSIPITRPTANDEEF